From the Saimiri boliviensis isolate mSaiBol1 chromosome X, mSaiBol1.pri, whole genome shotgun sequence genome, one window contains:
- the LOC101028251 gene encoding protein FAM47A — MGDQRPQDRPRSPGMDSTPRYCDKRPSKCFAERKHRRVKLPPIDTENWIFVKEGMDDFRYGCPSPEDMLICRRDDFLLPKISSRSPHADPQSRQKKLLKKAALFSKLSPAQLARKAFVEEVEGQLMAEHSLAMVPNVGADMPPDLLRQVLEVLDPERNLEGAWACCEGSEKATEESTEPGKYPCGEFYPWPPETPVSDLRLESPESRLSHLPPEIPETGVSSLYPEPPETAVSHFCPEPPKTSISRLCPEPPETGVSHLSPEPPKTQLSSLCPEPPEPGVRHFHLEPPKTRRMSSLHREPPETGVSHVYPEPPKSRRSSSVHPEPPEIGVFHVHPEPPKSRRSSSLHPEPPEIGVSHVHPEPPKSRRSSSLRSEPPKTEVSHVHPEPPKTQRSCSSPEPPDTSVVANLLLEILKLLDSQKELKDAWVRCEARVKANEKPTEPDTYPSGEALQQPPETPVSHLCPETRKARRVSHHRREAPRTRRLSSLHPEHIKSRRVSSIRPEPPKTRRMSILHPEPPKTRRGSSLHQEPPETEVSHHPEPPKTRRGSSLRPEPPETEVSHLQPEPPKAPVCQQLSEPPKIRASFIKALFPEDTPSTKKGSPQFRYTSEKLRDFFKWIEDLGADEESIRDLFDFTPQCKPTWFDQKIKKMNKWTSELQYNIELEEMGEVKLLSKEKFWRRESQQTAPNSYTAQPVKMRYGAWYLKPKLWRKLRSDEPLIDPKLLLKKPDEPDILDDLYIPIAFKDFILSRGYEMPGVIEKLFARMGWTYDSVKTPMERAMKLYKYKHPRRRGGIAGLDHFLLRT, encoded by the exons ATGGGGGACCAGAGGCCGCAGGACCGGCCGAGGTCCCCGGGCATGGACTCCACTCCCAGGTACTGTGACAAGCGGCCTTCCAAGTGCTTCGCGGAGCGCAAGCACAGGCGCGTGAAGTTGCCACCCATAGACACGGAAAACTGGATATTTGTGAAGGAGGGCATGGACGACTTCCGCTACGGCTGTCCGTCTCCCGAGGATATGCTCATTTGCCGCCGGGACGACTTCTTACTCCCCAAAATCTCTAGCAGAAGTCCGCATGCTGACCcccaaagcaggcagaaaaagctACTCAAGAAAGCGGCCCTATTTTCCAAACTCTCGCCAGCCCAGCTAGCACGGAAGGCGTTCGTAGAGGAAGTGGAAGGCCAGCTGATGGCTGAGCATTCCTTGGCCATGGTCCCCAATGTGGGAGCAGATATGCCTCCAGATCTACTACGACAGGTGCTGGAAGTGCTGGATCCTGAGAGAAACCTGGAGGGCGCATGGGCTTGTTGTGAGGGCTCGGAGAAGGCAACCGAGGAATCCACCGAGCCTGGTAAATACCCTTGTGGTGAATTCTACCCATGGCCTCCCGAGACTCCGGTATCAGATCTCCGCCTAGAGTCTCCTGAGAGTAGATTGTCTCATCTCCCTCCAGAGATTCCTGAGACGGGAGT GTCCAGCCTCTACCCGGAGCCTCCCGAGACTGCAGTGTCCCATTTCTGCCCGGAGCCTCCCAAAACTAGCATATCTCGTCTCTGCCCAGAGCCTCCTGAGACTGGAGTGTCCCATCTCAGCCCAGAGCCTCCCAAGACTCAGCTGTCCAGTCTCTGCCCAGAGCCTCCAGAGCCTGGAGTGCGTCATTTCCACCTGGAGCCTCCTAAGACTCGTCGGATGTCCAGTCTCCACCGGGAGCCTCCTGAGACTGGAGTGTCTCATGTCTACCCCGAGCCTCCCAAGAGTCGTAGATCATCCAGTGTCCACCCAGAGCCTCCCGAGATTGGAGTGTTTCATGTCCACCCAGAGCCTCCCAAGAGTCGTCGATCATCCAGTCTCCACCCAGAGCCTCCCGAGATTGGAGTGTCTCATGTCCACCCAGAGCCTCCCAAGAGTCGTCGATCGTCCAGTCTCCGCTCGGAACCCCCCAAGACTGAAGTATCTCATGTCCACCCAGAGCCTCCCAAGACTCAGAGGTCCTGTTCCAGCCCGGAACCTCCTGACACTAGTGTGGTGGCCAATCTCCTACTAGAGATACTGAAACTGCTGGATTCCCAGAAGGAGCTGAAGGACGCATGGGTTCGTTGTGAGGCCCGGGTGAAGGCAAACGAGAAACCCACCGAGCCTGATACATACCCTTCTGGAGAAGCCCTCCAGCAGCCTCCCGAGACTCCGGTGTCTCATCTCTGCCCAGAGACTCGCAAAGCTCGTCGGGTGTCTCATCACCGCCGGGAGGCTCCCAGGACTCGTCGGCTGTCCAGTCTCCACCCTGAGCATATCAAGTCTCGTCGGGTGTCCAGTATCCGCCCGGAGCCTCCCAAGACTCGTCGGATGTCCATTCTCCACCCAGAACCCCCCAAGACTCGTCGGGGGTCCAGTCTCCACCAGGAGCCTCCCGAGACTGAAGTGTCTCATCACCCAGAGCCTCCCAAGACTCGTCGCGGGTCCAGTCTCCGTCCAGAACCTCCCGAGACTGAAGTGTCTCATCTCCAACCAGAGCCTCCCAAAGCTCCAGTGTGCCAACAATTATCAGAGCCTCCCAAGATTCGAGCATCCTTTATAAAAGCACTGTTTCCGGAAGATACACCAAGCACAAAGAAGGGTTCTCCTCAATTTAGATACACATCGGAAAAACTCCGTGACTTCTTCAAGTGGATTGAAGATCTGGGAGCTGATGAAGAATCCATCAGGGATCTCTTTGACTTTACTCCCCAGTGCAAACCAACGTGGTTCGACCAAAAGATAAAGAAGATGAACAAGTGGACCTCAGAGCTGCAGTACAACATAGAGCTAGAAGAAATGGGTGAGGTCAAATTACTCTCAAAGGAAAAATTCTGGAGGAGAGAATCGCAGCAGACAGCACCGAATTCTTATACTGCGCAGCCTGTGAAGATGAGGTATGGAGCATGGTATCTCAAGCCTAAGTTGTGGAGAAAGCTAAGAAGTGATGAACCTTTGATTGACCCCAAGCTCTTACTTAAAAAGCCTGATGAACCCGACATTCTTGACGATCTTTATATACCAATCGCCTTTAAGGATTTCATTCTAAGCAGGGGCTACGAAATGCCTGGTGTCATTGAAAAGCTGTTTGCCAGGATGGGATGGACTTATGACTCTGTTAAGACTCCTATGGAACGCGCAATGAAACTTTACAAATACAAACATCCACGGCGACGAGGGGGCATTGCAGGATTAGACCATTTTCTACTTAGAACTTAA